AACCCCGTAGAGACGCCGGTTTCAGCCTCCAATGCCCCGTAGAGCTCTTGCGTGTATTTTGCCAGTTTGGTCATATTCGAGCTGGCGCGCAATTGCGCGATCAATCCGGCGGCATGCCATGTGGTGCCCGAGGTCAGTTGTTTGCGTTCGAGCAGCACCACATCTTTCCATCCTAGTTTGGCCAGGTGATAGGCGACAGAACAGCCGATGACGCCGCCACCGATGATGACGACACGCGCGTGAGAAGGAAGGTTTGTCATGCGGAGACCTCGTTTTTTGGGCGCGCCCAGGCGCGCGCAGTCAGCGGTTTAAATTATACTATAGCCATGTTGCGAAAGTTGCTTTGCGATTTCTGCGATATGCGCTGGGCCAACTTCGCAGCAGCCGCCAATGATGCTGGCGCCCTGAGCAACCCAGCCCATTGCAAAGGCCGCATAGGCTGTGGGGTCTAAATCTTGCCGCTCTTGCAGCGCATCCACAGTTGGTGCTTCGGTCAGGAACGCATCTGTTATTTTGGTGAATCCATTGGCATAAGCGCCAAAAGGCAGCCCAAAATCTTTTAGAATTTCAAGGCCCTCATTGACCGCTTCGGGGCGCGCGCAATTGATCAAAACGGCGTCAGGCTTATGGCGGTCGAGCACGGGTTTTAAAGCCGCGAGCGGCTCGCCGGATCGTAGGGTTTTGCCATTGAAATCATCCACGGAAACCGCCAGCCAGCTGGGCTTATCGGTTTTACCCGTGGCTCTGAGCAGCCCCTCGGCTTGATCAGTCGAGCACATTGTTTCCAAAAGAAAAACATCTACTTTTGGTGCGAGCGCCGCAACGATATCTGCATAGAGCGTTTCTGCTTCTGCTGGGGGCGGGCAGAGGTCAGGGCGATACGAGGCCACCAGAGGGCCAATTGCACCGGCAACACGGCCAGAACCATGGGCCTTGCGCGCCGCGCAGGCGGTTTGCACCGCGCGCGCCCAAAGGGTTTCGATCTGATCGGCCAATCCCTCGCGCTCGAGCCGGTCTTTTAGAACCGGATATGTATTCGTCGTGGCCACGCTCGCACCGGCTGAAAAATAGTCGTTATGAACCTCTCTTACCAGATTAGGTTGATCGATCAGCACCGCGGTTGACCACATAGCTGTGGGTTTTTTACCGGCGCGTTTTACCAGTTCTTGGCCAATAGATCCGTCCAATAGGGTTATGTCTTTCATGCACGCAGCCTTTCGTTTTGCGGATCCCAACTTGGCTCATCCGTTTGTACGATTGCTCTACGCCGTTCACCGTAAATTTCAACCTCAACTTCGGTTCCCGCCGCGCATAGATCGCTGCGCAGCATCCCCAAGGCCAGCGAGGCATTCACCCGATAGCCCCATGCCCCAGAGGTGGTTTCCCCAACGATCTTACCATTGTGCCATAGCGTTGACATATAGGGTGCATCGCAGGCACCCGCATCAACGCGTAAAGTGACAAAACGTTTTTTGCTGCCCTGTTGTTTTTCGCTGAGAAGTGCGGCTTTGCCGTTGAATGCTTCGGGCTTGTCAAATTTCACAAACCGCTCAAGCCCGCCTTCCAGCATCGAATAATCGGTGGATAAATCACCCTTCCAGGCCCGATAGCCTTTTTCGATGCGCAGGGAATTCAGCGCGTACATTCCAAAAGGTTTGGCGCCGGCCTCCAGCACGGCCGCATAAATTGCCGGAATCGCCGCGTTTTCGGCATGGATCTCCCAGCCCAGCTCGCCGGCGAAAGACACGCGGATCAAAAAGGCTTTTTCTCCCGCCACACTTGCCCATTGATGGGTCAGCCAACCGCGCGATAGATCCGCATCGCTGATGGTGGATAAGAGATCGCGCGATTTGGGGCCGGTGACGATGAGTGTATCGCGCTCGGTTGTGGTTTCGCGCAATGAAATCTCGGCCGGCAGGCTGTTCTTGATCAATTCCCCATCATGCCATTGCGCCGTGGCGGCCGTGATCAACACAAAATTATCCACGTCTAGCCGAATGCAGGATAATTCGGTAAGGATCCGCCCACGGCGATCCGCCACATAGATCAAATTCATCCGCCCGATTTTTGGAATGGCGCCTGTGCAAAACCCGCGCAGCCAAGCATCAGCCCCGGTGCCTTGAATCCAAAACCGCGAAAACCCAGGCAGGTCAAGCACGCCGCAATGATCGCGCACGGCCTCGCATTCTTCGCGGATACGCGCCTCCCATGGCCCCGCGCGGTTCCAGGTTTGTGTGGTTTCTTCGCTGGTATCATCGCCGGGTTTGGCAAACCAATTGGCGCGCTCCCAGCCGTTATAGGCACCCATAACGCCGCCCAGCTCTAAAATTTTCTGGTGATTGGGAGAAAGCTTTTTATCGCGCCCGGCGGGCCATTCATGCCAGGGAAAATGCATGCCATATTCATGGCCATAGACTTCCATACCTTTTTGCACGCAATAATCTGGATCTGTGTAATCAGTGTAGCGCCGCGGATCGCAAGACCACATATCCCATTCGGTTTGGCCTTCGGTCAGCCATTCGGCCAGCACTTTGCCGGCGCCGCCGCCCTGCGCGATGCCAAAGGTAAAGACGCAGGCCTCAAACGCGTTGGGCACGCCGGGCATTGGCCCGATCAGAGGCATTCCATCTGGCGCATAGGGGATGGGCCCGTTGATTACTTTTGACACACCGGCAGAGCCCAGCAAGGGCACCCGCGCCATCGCATCTTCAACATACCATTCCAAGCGTTCTAAATCATCCGGATATAGCTGAAAGCTGAAATCCTCGGGCATTGGATCTTCGGGGTTTATCCAATGGGCTTTGCAATTGCGCTCATAAGGCCCCAAATTCAGCCCGTGTTTTTCCTGGCGCAGATAATAGCTGCTATCGACATCGCGCAGCAGCGGCAGCTTGTGACCTGAGTCAGCGCTCCAGGCCTTAAGCTCGGGGATTTCATCGGTGAGCATATATTGGTGGCTCATCACCATCATTGGCAGCGTACGTCCGCCATAAGGTTTGAACCATTCGCCAACGCGCTGGGCGTAATAGCCCGCTGCATTCACCACATATTCACAGCGAATATCGCCTTTTTCGGTTTTTACAATCCATTCGTTATTTTCGCGCGCAACCCCAGTGGCGGGGGTGAAGCGTAAAATTTTTGCCCCCTGATCACGCGCGCCTTTGGCCAAGGCTTGAGTCAGCTGCGCCGGATCAATATCGCCATCATTGGGATCGTATAGCGCACCTTTCAGGTCATGCGTTTCGAGAAAGGGATAGCGGGCTTTGATCTCATCCAACCCCAAAATCTCCAGCTCCATCCCTTGGGATTTGCCCATGCCTTTGGCGCGCTGGAATTCTTGCATGCGCGCGTCCGAATGGGCCAGCCGGATCGAGCCGGTGACATGGTAATTCATCGGATAGTCCACAGCCTTGCCAAGCCCGCGATAAAGTTCGGTGGAATAGCGCTGCATATTCATCACCGACCAAGAGGTTGAAAAGGTGGGCACATTGCCCGCCGCATGCCAGGTGCTGCCCGCCGTCAATTCGTTTTTTTCCAACAGAACACAATCGCGCCAGCCGGCTTTGGCCAAATGATAAAGGCATGACGCGCCCACGGCGCCTCCTCCGATGATAACGACGCGTGCTGTTGATGGAAATTCTGACATGGTCCCCTTACTCCTTAAGGCCAAATATTAGGATCTGTGATGTGAGACTGTTGAGGGCGCACATCTGCTGGGCTGCTTCCCGAATGGCGCGGCTTTGTGCCTGTGAATTGGGGTTATTTGCAGCCTTTTGAGCTAGTCTGACCATCTACCGCTCCACTGTTGATGCTGGGGCAATTGATCGCAAATCTTATAATAAACGCCCTTAGAGGCGGTGAAAATATGCGCGGTTAAAGACAGCTCCACTTGGTCTTCAAGCGCGCCAGGGCTGATGGCAATTTCAGGGCGCTGTTCATGATCGTAAAATAAATTTGAACCACAGATGTTGCAAAATCCCCGTCGAACATGCCGCGAGGATTGATACCATTGCAAGCGCGCATTGGATTGAAAAACCAATCTTTCCTTCGGCACTGCCGTTGCGGCCCAGTAATGGCCGGTCAGTTTGCGGCATTGGCCGCAATGACAGGCGATGACATCGCGCAAGGGTTTGTGAATTTCAAATTCGATTGCTCCGCACCCGCAGGCGCCTTTGATGCGCGCGCTCATGCTCAAACCCCTTTTCCCATTTGGCTACTGCCCAATAGAACCCCGTAAAACACAAAAAACAGCGCCATAATGCGGCGCAAATTTGTGCTGAAAACGGCATTTATTGCGGCTTGGCCTAGCTTTACCCCGATGGCGCAATAGCAGAGGTAAGAGCATGTGGTCAGGCAAAGCGCGGTTGGAAAAATCGTGCCCATTTGCGCCCATATCGGAATATCCGGCTGAACAAATTGGCTGAAAGCCGCCAGATATCCGGCGATTGATTTGGGATTAATCGTGGCGATCATAAAGGCTTTGACATAGACTTTACGGTGATCGGGTTTTTGCGCAGCAACGGGTTGCGCCGCGCTGATCCACCCCCGCAGACCCAAATAGATCAAAAATCCTGCGCCCAGCCATTTGAATAACTCAAATGCCAAAGGCGAGGCGGCGATGAGCGCGGTGATGCCAAAGGCCGAGAGGGTTAGAAATAACGACGCTTGTGTCAGTATCGCCAGCACGCAAAAAAGCGCGGTGTTAAAGCCGTAATGCAGGGCCACCGTGATACAGTTCAGCGCGTTTGGCCCTGGCGTGGTCACAAACAAGGCCCAAAAACTGACAAATATGATCCAGGCTTCAAAGCTCATCAGCGCCTCAATAGACGGGCGGCGCGATCACCCAGATCGCAATAGCCGCTGTTTTATAGGGGTTGGCATATTGAAACGCTTCTCCGCGGATGCGAAAGCTGTCGCCTGGGTGGATGGTAAAGGCTTTGCCCGCAATCACCATATCCAGTTTTCCCGATAGCAAATACCCCACTTCTTGCGTGGGGCGGCTGATCGGGGCGCTTAACGCAGCGCCAGGTTCAAACGTAGAATGGAGCATTTCAAAATCATCTGTCAAATCGGGCGATAACAGCTCTTCTACCAAGCCCGCCTCGCCCGAGCCTAAAGGCCGGCGCGCGCCATGGCGTACGATGAAACCGGCCTCATCGGTGGGGGGATCGCTTTGGCCAAAAAACACTGAGATTGATACATCAAGCGCCGCTGCAAGCGCGCGTAAATCGTCGATAGAGGGTTGCGAAATATCGCGTTCGACCTGACTCAGCCATCCGACTGATTTATCAAGCTGTTCTGCCAAATGTGCCAAAGTTTGGCCGCGCGCTTTGCGCAGCGCGCGCAGATCCGCCCCTAAGGATTTAAGTGATGATGCGACTGCCGCGGCCATAGGCGCTCCGTGAAAAAAATCAGTATTTTTTCATTTTTCAGACGTTAATGAAAAAATCAACCCTTTTTTCATTTTTTCGCACGCTAAGATTTGGCGGGTTTAAGCCGAGGAACAAATTCCAAACAGGGTTTGTTTTACAAAAGCCGTTTTGGCCTTGATTGGCTGCGCAACCATGGCGGTCTGAATACGGATATTCAGCGCCGTATTGGTTCTTTATTTCAGGCCTAATTTACCTAAAGACTTAAAAGCTGCATGAACTCAAAAAAAAATCTATGAAAACGTTTTAGATATTAAAAATTATTCAAAAATTCAGTTTGGTCGGTGTGGCACGCGTCAATCCTATTGGGATCATAAATATCATCGCATCTGTGCAGGGGATAGTGGTACCTTTGTTTATTATCATGACTTGGGTATTTCATTGGTCATGTGAAGTTCTGATCAGAGGGCAACAGCTGATCTATCAAACAGGGTGTTGAAACCTGGATAGGCAGCAGTGATCTCTTTTTTGCTATATTTTGTGTTATTGATGGGCAAATCCCTTCCTAATGGCAACGCAAAGCCTTGGGGATAGACAGGGTGCAGCGCGCGCGCTATGCCCCTGATATGAGCAGTGCGTATTCTCCCCCTGTTGAGCCGTTGAATATCCTTTATGATGATCATCAGATCGTTGTGGTGGATAAACCGGCGGGCCTGCTATCCGTGCCCGGGCGCGGGCCACATTTGGCCGATTGTCTGATCACCCGGGTCCAAGCGGTGTTTCCCAGCGCGTTATTGGTACATCGGCTTGATCGGGATACATCCGGCGTGATGGTCTTTGCGCTGAGTGCACATGCGCAGCGTCATATATCGCTGCAATTTGAGCAGCGTAAAACCCAAAAAACCTATATTGCGCTTGTTGCTGGGCAGGTACAGGATAAAATGGGCATTGTGGATTTGCCCCTGATTGTGGATTGGCCCAACCGGCCGCGTCAGATGGTGTGCCATGAAACCGGAAAGCCGGCTCTCACCGAATGGCAGGTGATGCATGCGAAAGGCACGGAAACCCGTTTGCGTTTAAAACCCAAAACCGGGCGTTCGCATCAATTGCGCGTGCATTGTTTGGCGCTTGGTCATCCGATTTTAGGCGACCCGTTTTACGCCAGCGACGCCGCGGCAGAATATCCGCGGATGATGCTGCATTCTGAAGAGCTTCGCCTCAAACATCCTGAAACGGGCAAAGGGCTGAAATTTCGCAGCCCCACGCCGTTTTAACTTTTTAGCCGGTCTTGAGCAGCCTGAACATACGTGGTGTTTCCTCTGCATCGGTCAATTGTTTTCTTTGTATTCTGGGGTAAGAAGCGGGCGGATCAGCGCAACGGGATGGGCCTTTAGGCTGAAGCGTGTGGCAATATAATCTTCGACCACCTCTTCCCCCAGCCCCATCTTAGGCAGATTGGCAGCCGGTTCTTGGATCGCTTCACCATCCATATCATGCGCAAAAAGCGGCAATTGATTGGGGGCTGTGATGGCTTTTGCCTGCCAAAGCGCCGCGCGACGTGAGAGGCCTAAAGATGCAAAAACATCGGCTTCGGCCAAGCGCGTCAAGACGTGTGGGGGGGTGCCGGCGCGGCGCCAGATATCTTCGATAGATTGATAGCCATTGCCCCGCGCGGCGGCGATCCAGCCAGCCTCTTCTTCGCGCAGCCCTTTAATTTGGCGAAAGCCAAGCCGCAAAGCCAGACCGCCACGCCCATCCGGCTCCAGCTTATTTTCCCAATGGCTGGTATTGATACAAATAGGCCGGATAGCCACATCATGATTTTGGGCATCACGAATGATTTGAGCTGGTGCATAAAACCCCATGGGCTGCGAATTCAAAAGCGCGCAGGCAAAAATCCCTGGATGGTGGCATTTTATCCAAGCGCTGGCATAGACCAGCAGCGCAAAGCTGGCGGCATGGCTTTCGGGAAAGCCATAACTGCCAAAGCCTTCGATTTGAGAAAAGCAGCGCTCGGCAAATTCGGCTTCATAGCCATTTTTGCGCATACCATTTAAAAACCGGCTTTTTAACGCGCCAACATTGCCGTGTTTTTTAAACGTGGCCAATGCGCGGCGCAGTTGATCGGCCTCATCGGGGCTAAACCCCGCTCCGATAATTGCGATTTGCATCGCCTGCTCTTGAAACAGCGGCACGCCAAGCGTTTTGCCAAGCACATCCCCCAATGCATCCGAGGGAAATTCAACGGTTTCCTCTTTGTTACGCCGGCGCAGATAAGGATGCACCATATCCCCCTGAATGGGGCCTGGCCGCACAATCGCCACTTCGATCACCAAATCATAAAAACAGCGGGGTTGCATCCGTGGCAAAAAGTTCATCTGCGCGCGGCTTTCCACTTGGAATACGCCAATACTATCGGCTTTACAGAGCATTTGATAGGTTTTGGGATCCTCGGGCGGCAGGCTGGCCAGCGTATAGTCTTGGCCCAAATGCTGCCGGATCAACTCAAAGGACCGGCGCAGACAGCTGAGCATGCCCAGGCTCAGCACATCCACTTTTAAAATACCCAAGGCATCAATATCATCCTTATCCCAACAAATGACGGTGCGATCCTCCATGCTGGCATTTTCAATCGGCACCAATTCATCCAGCCGCCCTTCGGTGATCACAAACCCGCCCACATGCTGGCTGAGATGGCGTGGAAACCCAATAATCTCTTCGATCAAGGCCAAAGTTTGACGCAATCGGCGGTCGCTCGGGTCGAGCCCGATGTCGCGCAACCGCTCCGCGCTTGGCCCTTCGCTGCTGAAAAACCCCCATAACTGGGAGGCGATCAGAGCCAGCGTATCTTGGCTGAGCCCCATTGCGCTGCCAACTTCGCGAATGGCGCGTTTGCCGCGGTAATGCACCACCGTGGCGCAAAGCCCAGCGCGGTGGTGGCCATAGCGTTGGTAAATATACTGGATCACCTCTTCGCGCCGCTCATGTTCAAAATCAACATCAATATCGGGGGGCTCGTCGCGGGCTTCCGAGACAAAACGCTCAAACACCATCGTGCCAATTTCCGGGCTGACCGAGGTAACGCCCAAACAATAACATACCACGGAATTGGCCGCAGAGCCGCGCCCTTGGCAGAGGATATTTTGGTCGCGGGCAAATTTTACAATATCATGCACGGTAAGAAAATACGGCGCATACGCCAATTTTGCGATCAAGCTAAGCTCATGCTCAAGCAGTGTTTTTACTTTCTGCGAGGCGCCATCTGGATAGCGCCAGGCCAAGCCATTATAGGCCAAGCGACGCAAACGTTGATCGGGGGTTTCATGGCCATCGCGCTCTGAGGGATAATCATAGCGCAACTCTGAAAGAGAAAATTGCAGGGTTTTCAAGAGCGCAGGCAAGGTGGAAAGTGCCTTTGGATAATCGTGGAATATCTGTTGCATTTCAGCCTCGGAGCGCAGCCGCTGCTCGGCATTGACGAGGGCCGAGCGCCCCAGCTGCTCGACAGTTTTACCGCTGCGAATAGCGGTTAAAACATCGGCCAGCCGGCGCCGGCTGGCATGGTGCAAAATCGGGCGGGCACTGGCCAAAAGCGGCAGGCCCAACTGCTGGGCGAGGGCGGCGATGGCCGCAAAACGACGCGTATCTTGCCCGTCATAGGCCGGCGCCATGAGCATATGCATTCTGGTGTCAAAGCGGCGGGTCAGCTGATGCGCTTGTTCCCACCAGTCTTGCCCGCCGCCTTGCTGGTGAAGCGCTTGTGGCGGATGCAGCAGCAGATGGAGATCGGCGCTATGTTCCAGCAGATCCTTTACGTCCAAAAGGCAGGCTCCCTTTTTTGCCCGCAATCGGCCCTTTGATAATATCCGGCATAAATTTGCCCAGCCAAGGCGGGTTTGGCAAAGCGTGGTCGCGCGCAATCCGCTTTGCAGCACCAATTGCGCGGCGGGCAATACGCGCGGTATATTTAAAATGGCTGCCGAAACGTAGAATTGCTCCTGAGCCGGTGCCGCTGGCCCGTAAACATCCGCCGCTTGCCTGAGTTTGACTTGGCGCGCAATTTTTTGCGCTTGGCTATGCGCGCGCACGATCCCCGCAACCGAATTGACATCGGCAATGGCGATCGCCGGATAGCCGAGCAAAGCCGCCCGCTCCATATATTCTTCGGGATGCGAGGCTCCGGTGAGGAAGGTGAAATTGGATGTTATCGAGAGTTCCGCGAACATATCCCATTATATGTTCACTATTTGTTCTATTTCTAGGGTGTATTTGGATAGGTTTGTTTCTTTTGCGCATTATGCGTTTTCAGAAGGGGGACGAAGCTGTTTCTTAAGGTGCAGCAGCGCCACCAAAGCGGCATCACGCTGGGCTCTTAATTGTGCAGGAGAAGCGTCGTTTAGGCAGCTTTCAAGCCCGTTCACGAGTTTTTCTTTTATGTCGTTTGACAGCTCTGGCGTTCCAAGATCGCGCCAGCGGGCTTCTTGGCTGGGCCCCAGATGTTGCAAATATTGGGCATAGCCGCCCGCGCCACCTCCCAGATGATAGACCAGATTGGGCCCTAAAAATGCCCAGCGCAAGCCGGGCCCGTGCACCATCGCCCGGTCAACATCCTCAACGCTGGCGATATCATTGGCCACGATATTCACCACTTCGCGATAAAGCGCTGCGTTGAGGCGGTTGGCAACATGTCCGATAGCTTCTTTTTTCAACACAATCACTTCGCGCTCGAAATGTTCATAAAACTGCTTAGCCTGTTGCAGAAGCGCTGGATCGGTTCGCGCACCGCCTGCCACTTCCACCAAGGGGATCAAATGGGGTGGGTTGAACGGGTGGCCAACCAAAAGCCGCTCTGGATATCGCATTTTTTCTTGAATAGCGCTGGGCAGCAGCGCTGTTGTTGACGAGGCGATCGGGGTATCAGCGGGAAGGTAGGCTTCAACCTTTTTCAACAGCTTTTGCTTTAGATCAAGCCGGTCTGGTGCGTTTTCCTGAACCCAATCGGGGTTTTGACAGGCTGTTTTTAAGTTTGTGGTTATTGACAGCTGCGCCCAAGGCACTGCAGCGCTAAGCGGGTTGAGTTTCGCCAAATCTGCCCAGGCGGTTTTTATATAGGCGGTGATCTCTTCTTCGGCCGTCGCTCTGGGCTCATAAACCGTAACGCGGGCACCTTTGCTTAGGAAAAGCGCTGCCCAGCTGGCTCCTATTAAACCTCCGCCCAGAAGCGTGATGCCGTTTTTATACATCGAGGCGCATTTCACACATTCAGGTTAATCCACGGCACGGATTAATTTGCGCTCGAGCACGCGCAAAACGGTTGCCAGATCATGGCCGCGTTTCAAAATCTGACCATCCATGCCAATCACCGCATATTGGCCCTGTCGTTGGTGCAGCTTGGGGCGTTTTTCAATCCGGTAGAGCGGATGCTCTGCGGTTCTGCGAAACACCGAGAAAATTGCCACATCGCGCAGCGCGGAAATGCCATAATCACGCCATTCGCCAGCCGCCACCATACGGCCATAAAGCGATAAGATGATGTTTAGCTCTAAACGTTGGAAGGATACGGTTTCGCTGGATCGCTCCTGCGGGAAGGCGGTGATACTGTTCATGGTTTAAATCTTGCTGCCTTTGCGCATGAAATCAAGCGGTTTGGAACTGAATTGAAAAAATAGTTCATATTAAGACAGAGTTTTAAGATCTATGCCCGCCGCAAAGGCGGCGGACATAGGAATATTTTATCCCAAATGGGGGGATTTAATCCTCTTCTGGTATCAGCAGGTTCAGCACAATCGCCAAGAAAGCGGTTGGTGCAACGGCAGAGGTGGCCAGTGTTTTCCAAACGCCTGGCAAATACTGAACCGCGCTTGGAACCAAGTTCAGTCCCAAACCAGCTGTCAGTGAGATGGCGATGATGATCATGTTGCGGCGGGTCATCTTCACCTCAGACAACACGTTCATTCCCGCAGCGGCCACCATCCCAAACATCACAATCACACCGCCGCCCAAAACTGGCATTGGCATCGAGGCGATTATGGCTCCGATTTTCGGCAGCAAGCCGGCCAAGATCAGAATAATCCCGGCAATCGTGACCACGTGCCGGCTCATCACGCCGGTCATGCCAACAATCCCAACATTCTGGCTAAAAGAGGTATTTGGCAAGCCGCCAAAGACCCCGGCTACCGCCGTGCCCAGACCATCCGCATAGGTTGCGCCGGAAATTTCTTCATCTGTTGCCGTGCGCCCGGCGCCAGCCTTTGTTGTGGCCGACGCATCGCCAACTGTTTCGACCGCCGAGACAATCGAGATCAAAGTCACCGCGATCACCGCGCCAAGATTAAACTCGAATCCGTAGGGCATGACTTGCAAGCTGGTGATCATACTGGCTTTGGCTACCCCGCCAAAGGATACCATGCCAAGCATATAGGCCAGTGCATAGCCTGCCAGCAAGCCAATTAAGATTGCTGCATTGGACAATGCGCCCGAGGTACGGAATTTAACCAAAAGCGCCACGATGATCACCGTCAGTGCGACCGACCAATGTTTCAGCGAACCAAAGCTGTCTGCTGTCATCTGGAATTCTGCGGCGCCGCCCGCGGCGTATTTAATCCCCACAGGGATAAGATAAAGGCCAATTGCCAAAATCACCAAGCCAGTCACCAAAGGCGGGAACCAACTGCGAATGCTGCTAATTACCGAGCCTAGTGCAAAATGGATCAGGCCTGCGATGATGCAGGAGGTGAGCGCCACGCTTAACCCTTGCGTGGCTGCCAGCCCAGCGAGCACGCCGACAAAGGCAAAGCTTGTGCCCTGCATAATTGGCAGGCGCGCTCCAACTGGGCCAATGCCAATGGTTTGAAACAATGTTGCAATACCTGCAAAAAGCATGGCCATTTGGATCAGATAGATT
The sequence above is drawn from the Rhodobacteraceae bacterium IMCC1335 genome and encodes:
- a CDS encoding homocysteine S-methyltransferase encodes the protein MKDITLLDGSIGQELVKRAGKKPTAMWSTAVLIDQPNLVREVHNDYFSAGASVATTNTYPVLKDRLEREGLADQIETLWARAVQTACAARKAHGSGRVAGAIGPLVASYRPDLCPPPAEAETLYADIVAALAPKVDVFLLETMCSTDQAEGLLRATGKTDKPSWLAVSVDDFNGKTLRSGEPLAALKPVLDRHKPDAVLINCARPEAVNEGLEILKDFGLPFGAYANGFTKITDAFLTEAPTVDALQERQDLDPTAYAAFAMGWVAQGASIIGGCCEVGPAHIAEIAKQLSQHGYSII
- a CDS encoding FAD-dependent oxidoreductase, giving the protein MSEFPSTARVVIIGGGAVGASCLYHLAKAGWRDCVLLEKNELTAGSTWHAAGNVPTFSTSWSVMNMQRYSTELYRGLGKAVDYPMNYHVTGSIRLAHSDARMQEFQRAKGMGKSQGMELEILGLDEIKARYPFLETHDLKGALYDPNDGDIDPAQLTQALAKGARDQGAKILRFTPATGVARENNEWIVKTEKGDIRCEYVVNAAGYYAQRVGEWFKPYGGRTLPMMVMSHQYMLTDEIPELKAWSADSGHKLPLLRDVDSSYYLRQEKHGLNLGPYERNCKAHWINPEDPMPEDFSFQLYPDDLERLEWYVEDAMARVPLLGSAGVSKVINGPIPYAPDGMPLIGPMPGVPNAFEACVFTFGIAQGGGAGKVLAEWLTEGQTEWDMWSCDPRRYTDYTDPDYCVQKGMEVYGHEYGMHFPWHEWPAGRDKKLSPNHQKILELGGVMGAYNGWERANWFAKPGDDTSEETTQTWNRAGPWEARIREECEAVRDHCGVLDLPGFSRFWIQGTGADAWLRGFCTGAIPKIGRMNLIYVADRRGRILTELSCIRLDVDNFVLITAATAQWHDGELIKNSLPAEISLRETTTERDTLIVTGPKSRDLLSTISDADLSRGWLTHQWASVAGEKAFLIRVSFAGELGWEIHAENAAIPAIYAAVLEAGAKPFGMYALNSLRIEKGYRAWKGDLSTDYSMLEGGLERFVKFDKPEAFNGKAALLSEKQQGSKKRFVTLRVDAGACDAPYMSTLWHNGKIVGETTSGAWGYRVNASLALGMLRSDLCAAGTEVEVEIYGERRRAIVQTDEPSWDPQNERLRA
- a CDS encoding GFA family protein; the protein is MSARIKGACGCGAIEFEIHKPLRDVIACHCGQCRKLTGHYWAATAVPKERLVFQSNARLQWYQSSRHVRRGFCNICGSNLFYDHEQRPEIAISPGALEDQVELSLTAHIFTASKGVYYKICDQLPQHQQWSGRWSD
- a CDS encoding LysE family transporter, whose product is MSFEAWIIFVSFWALFVTTPGPNALNCITVALHYGFNTALFCVLAILTQASLFLTLSAFGITALIAASPLAFELFKWLGAGFLIYLGLRGWISAAQPVAAQKPDHRKVYVKAFMIATINPKSIAGYLAAFSQFVQPDIPIWAQMGTIFPTALCLTTCSYLCYCAIGVKLGQAAINAVFSTNLRRIMALFFVFYGVLLGSSQMGKGV
- a CDS encoding helix-turn-helix domain-containing protein yields the protein MAAAVASSLKSLGADLRALRKARGQTLAHLAEQLDKSVGWLSQVERDISQPSIDDLRALAAALDVSISVFFGQSDPPTDEAGFIVRHGARRPLGSGEAGLVEELLSPDLTDDFEMLHSTFEPGAALSAPISRPTQEVGYLLSGKLDMVIAGKAFTIHPGDSFRIRGEAFQYANPYKTAAIAIWVIAPPVY
- a CDS encoding RluA family pseudouridine synthase, with amino-acid sequence MSSAYSPPVEPLNILYDDHQIVVVDKPAGLLSVPGRGPHLADCLITRVQAVFPSALLVHRLDRDTSGVMVFALSAHAQRHISLQFEQRKTQKTYIALVAGQVQDKMGIVDLPLIVDWPNRPRQMVCHETGKPALTEWQVMHAKGTETRLRLKPKTGRSHQLRVHCLALGHPILGDPFYASDAAAEYPRMMLHSEELRLKHPETGKGLKFRSPTPF
- the dnaE gene encoding DNA polymerase III subunit alpha; this translates as MFAELSITSNFTFLTGASHPEEYMERAALLGYPAIAIADVNSVAGIVRAHSQAQKIARQVKLRQAADVYGPAAPAQEQFYVSAAILNIPRVLPAAQLVLQSGLRATTLCQTRLGWANLCRILSKGRLRAKKGACLLDVKDLLEHSADLHLLLHPPQALHQQGGGQDWWEQAHQLTRRFDTRMHMLMAPAYDGQDTRRFAAIAALAQQLGLPLLASARPILHHASRRRLADVLTAIRSGKTVEQLGRSALVNAEQRLRSEAEMQQIFHDYPKALSTLPALLKTLQFSLSELRYDYPSERDGHETPDQRLRRLAYNGLAWRYPDGASQKVKTLLEHELSLIAKLAYAPYFLTVHDIVKFARDQNILCQGRGSAANSVVCYCLGVTSVSPEIGTMVFERFVSEARDEPPDIDVDFEHERREEVIQYIYQRYGHHRAGLCATVVHYRGKRAIREVGSAMGLSQDTLALIASQLWGFFSSEGPSAERLRDIGLDPSDRRLRQTLALIEEIIGFPRHLSQHVGGFVITEGRLDELVPIENASMEDRTVICWDKDDIDALGILKVDVLSLGMLSCLRRSFELIRQHLGQDYTLASLPPEDPKTYQMLCKADSIGVFQVESRAQMNFLPRMQPRCFYDLVIEVAIVRPGPIQGDMVHPYLRRRNKEETVEFPSDALGDVLGKTLGVPLFQEQAMQIAIIGAGFSPDEADQLRRALATFKKHGNVGALKSRFLNGMRKNGYEAEFAERCFSQIEGFGSYGFPESHAASFALLVYASAWIKCHHPGIFACALLNSQPMGFYAPAQIIRDAQNHDVAIRPICINTSHWENKLEPDGRGGLALRLGFRQIKGLREEEAGWIAAARGNGYQSIEDIWRRAGTPPHVLTRLAEADVFASLGLSRRAALWQAKAITAPNQLPLFAHDMDGEAIQEPAANLPKMGLGEEVVEDYIATRFSLKAHPVALIRPLLTPEYKENN
- a CDS encoding 3-hydroxybutyryl-CoA dehydrogenase → MYKNGITLLGGGLIGASWAALFLSKGARVTVYEPRATAEEEITAYIKTAWADLAKLNPLSAAVPWAQLSITTNLKTACQNPDWVQENAPDRLDLKQKLLKKVEAYLPADTPIASSTTALLPSAIQEKMRYPERLLVGHPFNPPHLIPLVEVAGGARTDPALLQQAKQFYEHFEREVIVLKKEAIGHVANRLNAALYREVVNIVANDIASVEDVDRAMVHGPGLRWAFLGPNLVYHLGGGAGGYAQYLQHLGPSQEARWRDLGTPELSNDIKEKLVNGLESCLNDASPAQLRAQRDAALVALLHLKKQLRPPSENA
- a CDS encoding DUF2794 domain-containing protein → MNSITAFPQERSSETVSFQRLELNIILSLYGRMVAAGEWRDYGISALRDVAIFSVFRRTAEHPLYRIEKRPKLHQRQGQYAVIGMDGQILKRGHDLATVLRVLERKLIRAVD